A single Camarhynchus parvulus chromosome 5, STF_HiC, whole genome shotgun sequence DNA region contains:
- the DEPDC7 gene encoding DEP domain-containing protein 7 isoform X2, producing MATVREKAAALSLSAVCSPAARPPGFSLAQKPFGATFVWSSIISALQTQVEVKKRRQNLKSYHDCFIGSDAVDVVFAHLLQNKYFGDVDISRAKVVRVCQALMDCKVFEAVSTRVFGKDKRSVFEDSSCSLYRFTNASNQPELEKDYQQCASQRYENSTLLYNTPFKPESLEDLWENLSLNPASSPQVNISDSLSRRVINEVWQEQTIARLLQLVDLPLLESLLEHQEIRPQLPEPRKAPGYVITSNYLDREILKAFSDSHRNLPDQPDKADSWKLLLFENIGRYYSQKKEPLLSHASEIHLGIAELLVNGKMEQSLEAVQLYLKLLDSQVREEFRRLLYFMAVAAHNSEIKLQKESDNRMVVKRTFSKAIINNKNLSRGKTDLLILFLVDNQRDVLKIPGALHKMVSNKLLALQKGQDPSKISGYTFCQKLDEREYRSNTEKTTKDELFSLLKAIDEDSKLSDKERKRLLDQFHSSNPSIFMQYFGDRVTNYV from the exons ATGGCCACGGTGCGGGAGAAGGCGGCGGCTCTGAGCCTCAGCGCGGTCTGCAGCCCCGCCGCCAGGCCGCCGG GCTTCAGCCTGGCGCAGAAGCCGTTCGGAGCCACCTTCGTCTGGAGCAGCATTATCAGCGCCCTCCAAACTCAGGTGGAAGTGAAGAAGCGCCGCCAGAACCTCAAGAGTTACCACGACTGCTTCATTGGCTCGGACGCAGTGGATGTTGTCTTCGCCCACCTCCTGCAGAACAAGTATTTTGGGGACGTGGATATCTCCCGGGCTAAGGTGGTGCGCGTGTGCCAAGCGCTGATGGACTGCAAAGTGTTCGAGGCCGTCTCCACCAGGGTCTTTGGCAAAGACAAGCGCTCCGTGTTTGaggacagcagctgcagcctctaCAGGTTCACAAACGCCTCCAACCAGCCTGAGCTTGAGAAGGATTACCAGCAGTGTGCCTCGCAGAG ATATGAGAACAGCACGTTGCTCTACAATACCCCATTCAAACCAGAAAGCTTGGAGGATCTTTGGGAAAACCTAAGTCTAAATCCTGCAAGCAGCCCTCAAGTAAACATCTCAGACAGCTTGTCCCGTCGAG TTATTAATGAAGTGTGGCAAGAACAAACAATTGCTcgcctgctgcagctggtggaTCTCCCTCTGCTGGAGTCTctgctggagcaccaggagatcAGACctcagctgccagagcccaggaaGGCACCTGGATATGTCATCACCAGCAACTACCTGGACAGAGAGATCCTCAAGGCTTTCAGTGACTCTCA CAGGAACCTGCCTGATCAGCCAGACAAAGCAGAttcctggaagctgctgctgtttgaaaaCATTGGGAGGTACTACAGCCAAAAAAAGGAGCCACTCTTAAGCCATGCATCTGAAATTCATTTAGGAATTGCAGAGCTATTAG TGAATGGGAAGATGGAGCAGTCTTTAGAAGCTGTTCAGCTCTATTTGAAGCTCCTAGACAGCCAAGTCAGGGAGGAGTTCAGGAGACTGCTGTACTTCATGGCTGTTGCAGCACATAATTCTGAGATCAAGCTACAGAAGGAG AGTGACAACAGGATGGTTGTGAAAAGGACGTTCTCTAAAGCTATtatcaacaacaaaaacctaTCCAGAGGGAAAACTGACCTCCTGATCTTGTTCCTTGTGGACAACCAGAGAGATGTGTTGAAG ATCCCAGGGGCGCTGCACAAAATGGTCAGCAATaaactgctggccctgcagaagGGCCAGGATCCCAGCAAGATATCAG gTTATACCTTTTGCCAAAAGCTGGATGAGAGAGAGTATCGCTCCAACACAGAGAAGACCACAAAGGATGAGCTCTTCTCTCTATTGAAAGCTATTGATGAAGATTCAAAGCTCTCTgacaaagagagaaagaggcTGCTAGATCAGTTTCATAGTAGTAATCCAAGTATTTTTATGCAGTATTTTGGAGACAGAGTTACTAATTATGTGTAA
- the DEPDC7 gene encoding DEP domain-containing protein 7 isoform X1, protein MATVREKAAALSLSAVCSPAARPPGFSLAQKPFGATFVWSSIISALQTQVEVKKRRQNLKSYHDCFIGSDAVDVVFAHLLQNKYFGDVDISRAKVVRVCQALMDCKVFEAVSTRVFGKDKRSVFEDSSCSLYRFTNASNQPELEKDYQQCASQRYENSTLLYNTPFKPESLEDLWENLSLNPASSPQVNISDSLSRRVINEVWQEQTIARLLQLVDLPLLESLLEHQEIRPQLPEPRKAPGYVITSNYLDREILKAFSDSQTDEWLSAAIDCLEYLPDHMVVDISRNLPDQPDKADSWKLLLFENIGRYYSQKKEPLLSHASEIHLGIAELLVNGKMEQSLEAVQLYLKLLDSQVREEFRRLLYFMAVAAHNSEIKLQKESDNRMVVKRTFSKAIINNKNLSRGKTDLLILFLVDNQRDVLKIPGALHKMVSNKLLALQKGQDPSKISGYTFCQKLDEREYRSNTEKTTKDELFSLLKAIDEDSKLSDKERKRLLDQFHSSNPSIFMQYFGDRVTNYV, encoded by the exons ATGGCCACGGTGCGGGAGAAGGCGGCGGCTCTGAGCCTCAGCGCGGTCTGCAGCCCCGCCGCCAGGCCGCCGG GCTTCAGCCTGGCGCAGAAGCCGTTCGGAGCCACCTTCGTCTGGAGCAGCATTATCAGCGCCCTCCAAACTCAGGTGGAAGTGAAGAAGCGCCGCCAGAACCTCAAGAGTTACCACGACTGCTTCATTGGCTCGGACGCAGTGGATGTTGTCTTCGCCCACCTCCTGCAGAACAAGTATTTTGGGGACGTGGATATCTCCCGGGCTAAGGTGGTGCGCGTGTGCCAAGCGCTGATGGACTGCAAAGTGTTCGAGGCCGTCTCCACCAGGGTCTTTGGCAAAGACAAGCGCTCCGTGTTTGaggacagcagctgcagcctctaCAGGTTCACAAACGCCTCCAACCAGCCTGAGCTTGAGAAGGATTACCAGCAGTGTGCCTCGCAGAG ATATGAGAACAGCACGTTGCTCTACAATACCCCATTCAAACCAGAAAGCTTGGAGGATCTTTGGGAAAACCTAAGTCTAAATCCTGCAAGCAGCCCTCAAGTAAACATCTCAGACAGCTTGTCCCGTCGAG TTATTAATGAAGTGTGGCAAGAACAAACAATTGCTcgcctgctgcagctggtggaTCTCCCTCTGCTGGAGTCTctgctggagcaccaggagatcAGACctcagctgccagagcccaggaaGGCACCTGGATATGTCATCACCAGCAACTACCTGGACAGAGAGATCCTCAAGGCTTTCAGTGACTCTCA GACAGACGAGTGGCTCTCTGCAGCAATTGATTGCTTGGAATATCTTCCTGATCATATGGTGGTGGATATTAGCAGGAACCTGCCTGATCAGCCAGACAAAGCAGAttcctggaagctgctgctgtttgaaaaCATTGGGAGGTACTACAGCCAAAAAAAGGAGCCACTCTTAAGCCATGCATCTGAAATTCATTTAGGAATTGCAGAGCTATTAG TGAATGGGAAGATGGAGCAGTCTTTAGAAGCTGTTCAGCTCTATTTGAAGCTCCTAGACAGCCAAGTCAGGGAGGAGTTCAGGAGACTGCTGTACTTCATGGCTGTTGCAGCACATAATTCTGAGATCAAGCTACAGAAGGAG AGTGACAACAGGATGGTTGTGAAAAGGACGTTCTCTAAAGCTATtatcaacaacaaaaacctaTCCAGAGGGAAAACTGACCTCCTGATCTTGTTCCTTGTGGACAACCAGAGAGATGTGTTGAAG ATCCCAGGGGCGCTGCACAAAATGGTCAGCAATaaactgctggccctgcagaagGGCCAGGATCCCAGCAAGATATCAG gTTATACCTTTTGCCAAAAGCTGGATGAGAGAGAGTATCGCTCCAACACAGAGAAGACCACAAAGGATGAGCTCTTCTCTCTATTGAAAGCTATTGATGAAGATTCAAAGCTCTCTgacaaagagagaaagaggcTGCTAGATCAGTTTCATAGTAGTAATCCAAGTATTTTTATGCAGTATTTTGGAGACAGAGTTACTAATTATGTGTAA